One segment of Pristis pectinata isolate sPriPec2 chromosome 3, sPriPec2.1.pri, whole genome shotgun sequence DNA contains the following:
- the LOC127567935 gene encoding volume-regulated anion channel subunit LRRC8D-like gives MFTLTEVASLNDIQATYRILKPWWDVFMDYLAIVMLMVAIFAGTMQLTKDQVVCLPEPPSERPETTTPTFPQTSTVSDLSTISSRSFFTPTVTATTSKPTSQNSQQNGPLNFGRPTNLEYQQYIFINQMCYHVALPWYSKYFPYLALIHTLILMVSSNFWFKYPKTSSKIEHFVSILGKCFESPWTTKALSETACEDSEENKQRFKTSVAKHLSTGSEEESPSSSTPMISRIGPKFSTEKPVIEVPSMTILDKKDGEQAKALFEKVRKFRAHVEDSDLIYKLYVVQTVIKTVKLMFILCYTLTFMTSISFDHECQPDIEHLTGYTKFYCTHNMAFMLRKLLISYIALICVYGLVCIYTLFWLFRRPLKEYSFEKVREESSFSDIPDVKNDFAFLLHMVDQYDQLYSKRFGVFLSEVSENKLRELSLNHEWTYEKLKQHVSRNSQEKQELHLFMLSGVPDAVFDVTELEVLKLELIPEAKIPAKISQMVNLQELHLSHCPAKVEQTAFSFLRDHLRYLHIKFTDVAEIPTWVYLLKNLRELHLVGNLNSENNKMIALESLRELKHLKILHLKSNLTKVPSNVTDVAPHLTALLVHNDGTKLLVLNSLKKMINLTELELHNCELERIPHAIFSLTNLQELDLKSNNIRTIEEVISFQHLKRLTCLKLWHNKIITIPSSISLVKNLELLYLSHNKLESLPAALFTLQKLRTLDISHNSITIIPAEIASLQNLQQFAMTGNRVEFLPKQIFKCTKLRALNVGQNCITSISDKICQLVQLTQLEVKGNCLDRLPAELVHCRLLKKSGLVVEDHLFDTLPPEVKDLINQDFNSNTTLAQEYKVLSKAYIAALELNVCLLVNLGKKNVLNRSRYLNKAT, from the coding sequence ATGTTTACCCTCACAGAAGTAGCATCCCTCAATGATATCCAGGCAACCTATCGAATCCTGAAGCCATGGTGGGACGTATTCATGGACTATTTAGCCATCGTAATGCTGATGGTCGCTATTTTTGCAGGCACCATGCAGCTAACCAAAGATCAAGTTGTATGTCTTCCTGAACCCCCTTCGGAGAGGCCAGAAACCACAACGCCAACATTTCCTCAAACTTCTACTGTATCAGACCTGAGCACCATCTCTTCACGTAGCTTCTTTACACCTACAGTCACGGCTACGACATCTAAACCCACCAGCCAGAATTCCCAACAAAATGGCCCTCTAAACTTTGGCCGTCCAACTAACTTGGAGtaccagcaatatattttcatCAATCAGATGTGCTATCATGTGGCCTTGCCTTGGTATTCCAAATATTTCCCCTATCTTGCACTGATCCATACACTCATCCTTATGGTCAGCAGCAACTTCTGGTTCAAGTACCCCAAGACCAGTTCAAAGATCGAACATTTTGTTTCTATATTAGGAAAATGCTTTGAGTCTCCTTGGACTACTAAAGCGCTCTCTGAAACGGCATGCGAGGACTCTGAGGAGAACAAGCAACGCTTTAAGACCTCGGTCGCAAAGCACTTGTCGACTGGCAGTGAAGAAGAAAGCCCCAGTTCCAGTACACCCATGATATCGAGGATTGGACCTAAATTTTCCACAGAGAAGCCTGTCATTGAGGTTCCCAGCATGACTATTTTGGACAAGAAAGATGGGGAGCAGGCCAAAGCCCTTTTCGAGAAAGTTCGTAAGTTCCGTGCCCATGTAGAAGACAGTGATTTGATATATAAACTCTACGTGGTCCAGACAGTCATAAAAACAGTGaaattaatgtttattttgtgctATACACTTACTTTTATGACTTCTATAAGTTTTGATCATGAATGTCAACCAGACATAGAGCATTTGACTGGATATACTAAGTTTTACTGTACTCACAACATGGCTTTTATGCTACGGAAATTACTAATTAGTTACATTGCACTAATATGTGTTTATGGACTCGTTTGCATTTATACTTTGTTTTGGCTGTTCAGGCGGCCTTTAAAGGAATACTCATTTGAAAAAGTCCGTGAAGAAAGTAGCTTTAGTGATATTCCAGATGTTAAAAATGACTTTGCCTTTCTACTGCACATGGTTGATCAGTACGACCAACTTTACTCCAAGCGATTTGGGGTTTTCCTGTCAGAAGTGAGTGAAAACAAGCTGCGCGAGCTCAGTCTGAACCACGAGTGGACCTATGAGAAACTCAAGCAGCACGTCTCCCGCAACTCCCAGGAGAAACAGGAACTCCACCTCTTCATGCTGTCTGGGGTGCCTGACGCAGTGTTCGACGTGACCGAGCTGGAGGTACTGAAGCTGGAACTGATACCCGAGGCCAAGATTCCGGCCAAGATTTCCCAGATGGTCAACCTTCAGGAACTACACCTTTCCCATTGCCCCGCTAAAGTAGAGCAGACTGCCTTCAGTTTCCTCCGGGACCACCTTAGGTATCTGCACATTAAGTTCACCGATGTTGCAGAGATTCCCACCTGGGTCTACTTGCTTAAAAACCTGCGTGAACTCCACCTGGTTGGTAACCTGAACTCCGAAAATAATAAAATGATAGCGCTGGAGTCACTGAGGGAGCTGAAGCACCTGAAGATCTTGCACTTGAAGAGTAATCTGACCAAAGTCCCGTCAAACGTCACTGACGTTGCACCCCACCTCACTGCACTGCTGGTTCACAATGATGGGACCAAACTCTTAGTATTGAACAGTTTGAAGAAGATGATTAATCTCACTGAGCTGGAGCTGCATAACTGTGAGCTAGAACGCATTCCTCATGCCATTTTCAGCTTGACCAATCTGCAGGAACTCGACTTGAAATCCAACAACATTCGCACCATCGAGGAGGTGATCAGCTTCCAGCACCTGAAGCGTTTGACCTGCCTGAAGCTGTGGCACAACAAAATCATCACCATCCCATCCTCCATCAGCCTTGTGAAAAATCTGGAGCTGCTTTACCTTTCCCACAATAAATTGGAGTCTCTGCCAGCAGCTCTCTTCACATTGCAAAAACTCCGAACGCTGGACATCAGCCACAATTCCATCACCATCATTCCGGCTGAAATTGCCTCCCTCCAGAATTTGCAGCAATTCGCAATGACGGGGAACCGAGTGGAATTTTTGCCAAAGCAGATTTTTAAGTGCACAAAGTTGAGGGCTTTGAACGTGGGGCAAAACTGCATTACTTCCATTTCGGACAAGATCTGCCAGCTCGTGCAGTTAACTCAGCTGGAAGTGAAGGGAAACTGCCTTGACAGGCTTCCAGCAGAGTTAGTCCACTGTCGTCTTCTGAAGAAAAGCGGGCTGGTTGTCGAAGATCACCTCTTTGATACACTGCCGCCTGAGGTCAAAGACCTCATTAATCAAGACTTCAATTCAAATACAACTTTGGCGCAGGAATATAAAGTATTGAGCAAAGCATATATAGCAGCTTTGGAACTGAATGTTTGCTTGCTTGTtaacttgggaaaaaaaaatgtattaaatagATCAAGGTACTTAAACaaggcaacttaa